A window of Formosa sp. Hel1_31_208 contains these coding sequences:
- a CDS encoding glycoside hydrolase family 2 protein encodes MKYSIVIILVFSIMSCQPKHDIPISIDLHSHWQYKSLNDSIWSSAKVPGNVHSDLLDHKRIEHPFISNNEDSLQWISDTDWEYKSTFDVDKETLDKNHIELNFKGLDTYASVFLNDSLILKTDNAFRAFSVDVKSALKPQNDLRIVFERSSISEEQEKAKLNYQLPEGNRIFTRKAQFQYGWDWGPKLNTSGIWRPVTLETWNELKLNHVFIKLDELNDISANLSMHLDIKNTSEAPLQYDVYINNKLHKSFENIRADSTTDFNIKIENPKRWWPHNLGDPYLYDFKVVVRDNKRILDSISAKKGLRTIDLITKKDSIGESFYFKINGIPVYMKGANYIPQNSMQNKVTDAHYEKLLDDVVDANMNMLRVWGGGIYENDMFYNLCDEKGILIWQDFMFACAMYPGDNDFLDNVQQEAIQNVKRLRNHASIALWCGNNENSEGWHRWGWQNDKSDEEKDQIWNNYLKVFDSILPNTVNKLTNTDYWESSPRYGRGNLKYKTEGDAHDWWVWHDAYPFEHLEENVPRFMSEFGFQSFPSYEAIRYSNQSDSLEITSEAFKNHQKHVRGFELIDEYMQRDFPVPNTVEDYVYVSQLLQAYGITKGIEAHRRAKPYNMGTLYWQLNDCWPAVSWSSIDYFGNWKALHYQAKKAFENVLVSNTIENDTLKTFVINDYSGSFYDMLSIKVLDFNGRIIKTYSKGLDIKPNSSTLMHTIALNTLDITKNEVVIVSEFSDTHSYFYLVKPKDLKLLKASIERTITKTNKGFQITLQSTTLQKNVFLYTKEKGHFSDNYFDLLPNKIIVIEFETNCKAIDDLKIKTLNHLIE; translated from the coding sequence ATGAAGTATAGCATTGTCATCATTCTGGTGTTCTCTATAATGAGCTGCCAACCCAAACATGACATACCAATTTCAATTGATTTACATAGTCATTGGCAGTATAAATCTCTTAATGATTCGATTTGGAGCTCAGCAAAAGTACCTGGCAATGTGCATTCCGATTTGTTAGATCATAAACGGATTGAGCATCCTTTTATTAGTAATAATGAAGACAGCTTACAATGGATTTCAGATACCGATTGGGAATACAAATCGACTTTTGACGTCGATAAAGAAACGCTTGATAAAAACCATATTGAGCTTAATTTTAAAGGTTTAGACACCTATGCTTCAGTGTTTTTGAATGATAGTTTAATTCTAAAAACAGATAATGCATTCAGAGCATTTTCAGTGGATGTCAAATCGGCTCTAAAACCCCAAAATGACTTACGCATTGTTTTTGAACGCAGCTCTATTTCCGAAGAACAAGAGAAAGCAAAACTGAATTACCAACTCCCAGAAGGCAATCGCATATTTACAAGAAAAGCACAATTTCAATATGGTTGGGATTGGGGACCAAAACTCAATACGAGCGGTATATGGCGGCCTGTAACTCTAGAGACTTGGAATGAGCTTAAACTCAACCACGTCTTTATCAAATTAGATGAGTTAAATGACATTAGTGCCAATTTATCAATGCATCTCGATATTAAAAACACCTCTGAAGCACCCTTACAATATGATGTTTATATTAATAATAAGCTTCACAAATCCTTTGAAAACATAAGAGCTGATAGCACTACCGACTTTAATATTAAAATTGAAAATCCAAAACGTTGGTGGCCACATAATTTAGGAGACCCCTATTTGTACGATTTTAAAGTAGTCGTGCGTGATAACAAAAGAATCCTAGATAGTATATCCGCAAAAAAGGGATTGAGAACTATTGACTTAATTACTAAAAAAGATAGTATTGGCGAGTCCTTCTATTTTAAAATCAATGGTATTCCCGTATATATGAAAGGTGCCAATTATATTCCGCAAAATAGTATGCAAAACAAAGTCACAGACGCTCATTATGAAAAACTTTTAGATGATGTTGTTGATGCTAATATGAATATGCTTAGAGTTTGGGGAGGTGGCATCTATGAAAATGATATGTTTTATAATTTGTGTGATGAAAAAGGGATTCTAATCTGGCAAGATTTTATGTTTGCTTGTGCCATGTATCCTGGTGACAACGACTTTCTTGACAATGTACAACAAGAAGCTATTCAAAATGTAAAACGTTTACGAAATCATGCTTCTATTGCTTTATGGTGTGGAAATAATGAAAACTCTGAAGGTTGGCATCGATGGGGTTGGCAGAATGATAAAAGCGATGAAGAAAAAGACCAAATTTGGAACAACTATTTAAAAGTTTTCGATAGCATTCTTCCTAATACAGTCAACAAATTAACGAATACTGATTATTGGGAAAGTTCTCCGCGTTACGGTCGTGGAAATCTGAAATATAAAACCGAAGGTGATGCTCACGATTGGTGGGTTTGGCATGATGCCTACCCTTTTGAGCATCTTGAAGAGAACGTCCCACGATTTATGAGTGAGTTTGGGTTTCAGTCGTTTCCTAGTTATGAAGCGATTCGCTATAGTAATCAGAGTGATTCATTAGAGATTACCTCGGAAGCGTTTAAAAATCATCAAAAGCATGTTCGTGGTTTTGAGCTCATTGATGAATATATGCAACGTGATTTCCCTGTTCCAAATACTGTAGAAGATTACGTGTATGTCAGTCAGTTGTTACAAGCTTACGGCATCACAAAAGGTATTGAAGCGCATCGTAGAGCCAAACCTTACAATATGGGAACTTTATATTGGCAACTTAACGATTGTTGGCCAGCAGTGTCTTGGTCGAGTATCGATTACTTCGGAAATTGGAAAGCTTTACATTATCAGGCTAAAAAAGCGTTTGAAAATGTATTAGTCTCTAATACGATTGAAAATGACACTTTAAAAACCTTTGTTATTAATGATTATTCTGGATCATTTTATGATATGCTGTCTATTAAAGTTCTCGATTTTAATGGACGCATAATAAAGACATACTCAAAAGGGTTAGATATTAAACCTAACTCTAGCACTTTAATGCATACGATAGCTCTAAACACTCTTGATATTACTAAAAATGAAGTTGTGATTGTCTCAGAGTTTAGCGACACACACTCTTATTTCTACTTGGTAAAACCCAAAGACCTAAAACTCTTAAAAGCATCAATTGAGCGCACCATTACAAAAACAAATAAGGGGTTTCAAATCACCTTACAAAGTACGACGCTTCAAAAAAACGTGTTTCTCTACACTAAGGAAAAAGGTCATTTTAGTGATAATTATTTTGACTTATTGCCAAATAAAATTATTGTAATTGAGTTTGAAACGAATTGTAAGGCTATTGATGATTTAAAAATTAAAACTTTAAATCATCTTATAGAATGA